The Anabas testudineus chromosome 3, fAnaTes1.2, whole genome shotgun sequence sequence TCAAATCGCCCTAAAGGAGCCCGGGGGATTTTCACACTTCCTCTAAATGGACATGTTTTAGTTTCCAGGGAGCTGTTAGCTTTGAAAGTTAtttaatcatcataataataataataataaaaaaaaagcattagcGGCGCATGCGCTGTGTGGTATTTACGCAAAGCAGCGTACGTTACCACAGCAACCAAACGATTCGCAGGGAAATCCAGATTTGTACGAAGGAGCAACGggaactgaaataaaaacattatgtcCAAAAAGTGCTCAAACCATTTGACCAAACCATTTAGGATCCGTGTGGTTCTCTGGATTTGAAGCcatgcgttttttttttttttattgctattaccaaaacatgtttatttaacgTGTTCTCTAGGTTTTTCATGCTCACTTAAAGTAGTGAGTAAAGGAAAAACACTAATTCTGGCTGAAGTGATTACACCGCAGACGATATTCAATGAGCATAAAAGTGCGGGGGtacttgttttgcttttattgagCCTATTTAACTTGCTTTGGTTATGTCTTTTTTAATCAACCCCTAGGCAGTCGACCGACAACCGTGTACCACACCGTGTACTATCTTGAATCTCTGCTACTCTTTGTGTCGACGTAAATTGGGCGTGGGTCCGTAAGTACGTAAATGATGTGagatgtgtctgcagctgtCACCTGCAAGCCTGTGGTGGTCCTTTAGTAGGGGACATACATCACAtcattgttaaatatttatgatCCCCGTTAGAAAGTCTCCAGATAGAAGAATATATCTTAACTGTGCACCAATAGTTGGAAAGTTTAAACCATGTTCTTAACTACTGTGCCTTAAGGCTATCATCTCATGAAAGCGTCATATGCATGTCTTTCTCAGGCGTTGGCTAATCTCTATGACATGTCTCAATGACATGTGACAGTACCAACAGTGGCAGTGACTCATACCATAGTGGAAACTATAATGAGGAAGAATGTTGCAATAAttttcatttctgaaatgtttttactggttttcaaacaaacttcttttcAAAAAGAAATCTGTATTCTGTTATCAACTTTGTCCCCACATTATGgtaatatttagaataaaaatccccaataacattaaaatagaTTATACTATAAGATTTTGCACAGATATGTCTACTATCTCTGTaatgaacaaatacaaacattaaatcaaGCCTTTCACCTTAATGTTGCTTCTGCAAAAAGGAGTCCTTatctcattcattttattattatactgtttCAGGTGACCTTTGGACTCTGACAGTCACAAGGTATTTGTCTCTATATCAATTTTAAACCTGCTTCTGAAGGTAAAGTCCAACCAAGGTTTGGATGtcaaaaactaataaaacaaagattaattaaaaatttgaattttctttttttaactaattaaaCTTAATTCATACTCTATTTAAAGCAGCTTCTGTTCTTGCCCTAAAAGCACCAAATAGgatttattgtatatatataaatcctATTTTGTAGATTGTCATGGTAACGCATTCCCACACCCCTCCgaattattgttgttgttctgttgcatCTTTGAAAATTATGCTGCTTCTTTGGGAGCTTTCATTCAGTGCATGGTGGTCCAGCATACACGGGATAAAAaggtatttaaaatgaatgtatgaaaagagatgacagaaaaaaagagatggaTAGAAGGAGAGATAGCAGCAAATGTGATCACTTCATAATTATTggactttattttttcaaaattAATACTGTGTTATATACGAATGTGCTTGtgttatacagtggcaagaaaacatatgtgaaccttttgaaatgttgtgattttctacattaatttgtcataaaacatgatcttaTCTTTAGCTAATtcaagagtaataacaaatataatgtgcctaaaataataacacaaaaaaatcagatctttcatgtctttattgagaacaactataaaaacctcatagtgctagtggaaaaacgATATAAACCgttggaataatgacctccaaaaatCTAATAGGAGTCACACATTAGCATActtggaagaaaattattttgagggtgtgggTTGgaaacccttggaattaatagCTTGTTGACTCcctcattttttaattttcatgatGATAGGCAGTGACCTTTTAATgtcagatgtagtgctgtgtgttccttCCAAATAGGTAAAtcttagttttatcagtccacataccattttgccaatactgctgtagAGTGTCAACGTGCTCCTTCGCAAACTTCAGGTGTTCAttcaatgttctttttagtaaacagcaacttcctctgtggtgtcctgccatagacaccctgcttgttcgatgttttacttactgtagacttatgaacacagatgttagccagttccaaagATGCCTTCAAATCTATGGCTGTCACTTaaggttgtttctttacctcattaatgattgtttgttgtgctcttggggtaattttTAAtgaccgcccacttcttggtagaataGCCACAGTCCTAAACcgtctccatttgtagataggttttctaactgtagactggtggaTGTCTGGtgaaagtctttgacatcacattGTAACcctttacagcttttttttaatcaacaattCTTAGTTCCTctaaaagcttcttttggcgaagcatggctcacataagggTATTTATCTTGTGCGGAGGTGTTTGAGGTGTATTTTTCTGTCAtagtagctctagttcacacctcCAAAATAATTTTACTTAATAAGACTCCAGTTATTGTAGCACCTAACTccatttagcttttttgaggtcattattccaagggttcacatactttttccactagtacTATGGTGTTATTATGTTTGTTCTAAATACAGATATGAAGGATacacattttttgtgttattattttaggcacattatatttgttaatactctcacatcacattttatgaaaaattgatgcagaaaaccaggacatttcaaaaggttcacatacgttttcttgccactgtacacagATTTGTTGCCTTTGTACTCAATTACTCTGGTCCTAATTTTCATTAGGAAGGTGAAAATCAGGACCTTCGTCCACTGATGAACAGTACAGTAGGGTTAATGCTATATGAGTTGGAAGTAAGCTCAGTCATTTAGCTGTGCGCAAGTGTCAACAATATGGACATAAACACCCTCAAACACACCCCAAGGTAACCAGAGTAACTATTCAATTTGAAATCAAACGTGCTTGAGTACAGAGCTTTTCCAAACTCTATACTTCCTTCTGAAGTTAACCTAAAACAATGGTGAGCCATACTTATATTCAGAACTTATGCTAACTTGATGATAAAGATACCTTAATGCTGGAATTTGCCTTGCTGGAATAAACCTAACTACAGAACGTGAACCTTTTAAAGGCTCTGAAACCCAGAATGTATTGGAGATCGATTGCCCCTATTTTCAGGAACAGATGGTACATCCcggtctctcctcctctccctctcactctcctccCTCTTGCTTACAgtgtcctccatctctccgCTGTCTCTCATTTTCTTATATTCAGGACGTTCTGACTTCAGACACTGCTGTGGTTCATCATCCATCTGTTATTCTTACATTCTCTACACAGCTGTTGGACAGGTATGTAAAGTCCATATTTCCTCTCAACACATCAATGTAGATTTTAATGTAAAGCATTTTTAAAGATGTCTCCAGCCTACACTGCTTTGAGTGATTTGATTTCCACAGTATTTAtcctgcttcatttttttttccttatttgcATTTtcccagatttttttttattgcagttcCTGTGCTCCTTatttctctcctccatcttgTCCTCCATTTATAGCACATATGACTCATGCAGTTTACAGTGAGAGAACAGTGAGTAGACAGAGGACGAGATTAAATCTTTATGTTACTGCACCTGGATTCAGCTTCTCTAGGGTTCAAGGTAATAAAGATTCCATGCTTGGCTATAAATaagctgtgcagctgcagtaCCTTTCTCCTTTCCATGACAAAACTAGCAGATTGTCCTATAATAAAGCTTCACACAGGAAGCAGCCGTAACATTATGTCTTCAGTGGAGAATTATGTCATAGCAGctgtgacaaaaataaacaattgcTGATCCCTCTGAGCATCGGAGTGTTCACATCAGTGTCGTCTTTTTCCAAGGTCACATTAAAGGCCTCACTGCCACATGACTGCTTGACTGCTGTAGAGTCAAAATGTGGATACTGAAGGCTCTTTCATTTGACAGCCTCTACACTCTGCAGGACAGATAACATGATGCCTGGGCCTAATTTAGACGTATAATCTGgctgtgtctgtttgctgtttctCCCCAGTAAGGCAGCACAGAGCCGATCATATAAAGACTCCTCCTGACCAGACCACACCTCTGTCCGAGTCCATGGAAGCCAAAGCCAAGTCTGGGGCTTCAGCACCCAAGGCAGCATCAAAATCAGATAAAAAGGAGCCAGCACCCTCACGCAAGGCTGACCCTGCTCCTGCAGCCCCCGAGCCCGAGCATCCACCTCCCCAGGATGGGGCAGCAGAAGCTGAAGGAGCAGCGGCGGGCGATGAGACTGCCACCTCCGGCACAGACTCTCTGGAACACCTGAAACCTTTTCTCATTGGTGGTGCTGTTATTGCTGCAGGAGCCATATTGCTAGGAGTGTTGCTGCTGGCAAGGAGAAATTAAAACCAATTCATTATGTCAAGTTGTTTATTGGTTGATGAGCTAGAGCATCATTGTCAACTGGTTCACAGACTATCATGGTAACAACGGGGGAGCCACTGTGCAgctcatgtttttttccccttgctTTCACTCATTAGTGAATTGAACCATTTAGGTTTTAAACCAGGCTGTAAATGGAGCATAATTACACATAGTATATGCATGAAGTTACTTCAATACTGCATCTGAATTGTAATAATGTATTTCTtataaagaaaaagtcacagtGTAGTACTGAGCTTACCTAAACCTAAACTCTCTAAAGGTGGGTTATTCAACGGCTTTATCTCGTTTAATCCATTTTGCACAAATATTGACATAACCCTGCACATTCCTGTACTGGAAATGAGCTTGGTTCACTTTgctaaaaaataatgttaaaactAATGTTAACACTGGCTATCAGGGTTGTCcttggttttattttacttttaaataagaCAACTGAAAGAGAATATGCATCGTGATGTACTGAAATCATTTAGGCTAAATTAATGCCAAAGTGAAGggaagtttgttttttgttggagAGCACATGAAGAGACACAGCATACCTGTatatcaaaaaaagaaaaaaaagaaaagtcaaataaaaatggcaccatgcatttaaaaaatcaaCTTTATCAGAGTTAAAAAATAAGAAGGCAGCAGTTTAGGAGTAGGATGAAGAATTGCTGGTGATAAAACTTGTACAGAATGTGGAAGAGAAGAATAGTGAAGTTACTTTTAGATGTAGAATAACAGCAAGTTTCATTTTACTATCAACTAATGTCACCAATCAATAACCTTTCATGTCTTACACAACAGCCacctgtttacattttacagtagatACTTAGCCGTAGCAGCTATTAGTGTTGCAGTATCCAGTTTAAAGCCTGCTGCTAAAACACGGGAGTTGTTCCTGTCTTCACTGTGCTCCATTTATGTTGCTTCAGGAATATGTCTTGTTTCAAAAACCTCACTGATAACAAAGTACAACTATAATGTAATGAGAGTGTCCTAGCTTGTTAGTTCAATGACAGTTTGGTGCAGATGAACGAATGTTGTATAGTTTgctcaaaggaaaaaaaaaaagtcagacagTGACAATGTTGTTGCTGCACACTCTCGCCTGTATAGCTGTACACAGCATTGTCCATTCACATGTAAAGTTCATGTCCCTGTTAGTATAAAGAGAGTTCTGGCATTAACTCATTTTAGTTGTAAGCTTACATTGAATTTTACAACACATTACTTACTGACCAAAAATACTGTAGACATTCACCAGAGTCAACACCCCAGACACATCCAAAGTATAGTATGCCAACACCAAAACAAACTTCACCTGACATTGTACAATACAGTGTaccaaaatatatatatatataataatccTATTTTCATAAATTCAACAGCGTATAAATGCAATAATTCAGATAGGACTCCTCATTTAGCACGTGCTGTAGCAAGTTCAATTAAATGAATGGTATTGTAACAATATTGATGGACATGATGATGTTTGATGTTAGCGATGGTAATGGAGGTGATGTAAAAGATGACGATGATTATTTGCAATGATGATGCATTTCATGGTGACtctaatgatgataatgatggtTATGAtatatttttgatatatttcTAACATATTTAACTTATGCACACTCCCCCCTTCTTCTCCCAAGctcttaaatgtaaaaacagactACTCCAATCTTTATTAAAGCAGTGAACCAGTCCCAATGAGTATTTCTTTGATTTGAACTGCACTAAGTTATTTTTGAATTTAGTGTCATATTTGCAAATTTGCTCCAGATCTATAAATTAAGTATAGATTAAATAATCTTTCAGTTAAATTGACTATTCAGTTGAGATTGCATATTTGTTCTGCAATGTCTGACAACACAGTAATGAGAGTATCCTTTTTGCACTATTGTCACGATGGAGCAGCCTGTCTTCTAATAACTTTATAggaatctacagtatgttttattcttaAGGCTACTAAGTCTAACaaccttttctgtttatttcctttattcAGTGAGTTGTATTGGATTGTTTTTGTTCCTATTCACATTTCCAAATTTAAACACATGCTATATTGTCACAATTACATGCAAATCTTGAATACATTCACATTTTGCAATTTATATGTTTAAATTGTTGGATAATTCTATAAGAttacatatataaaatcaaaactgccttttctaaaaaataaaaaaggtttttatgttAGACACAGGCTTTCTTTTGACATCAGAAACAGATATATGTACAAACCTAAAAAACAATCTTCTTTCATGTTCAAGTGCATGACTATATGTACTTTCAGTGTATAATCTTAGGGtaaaaatattgtgtatgtATATTATTGTCTTTGACACACTAAGGGGTATTTACTATAGGCCTACACgtttgtgaaagaaaagaaagtaaaaaaagtaattgGTAATTTTTATTGTCACTTATCAAAAAACTCTACACCCACAGAgatctgtctttatttaatttctctATTTTATGTATGCCATCTATCAGGTAATAAACCGTATCAACTGTGAAGATAGATTATTTAAGTTAGCAATAGTGTCCACAAAAATTGGTCTGAAAGATGTTAATAAAGCACAAAGTTTGTAGTTTGCACAGTCTTACAGAACTCTACTAACCAACATCAGTCAAAACACAAGCAGTCAAACAAATGCATTAGTCTACCACAACCTTGCAACACAATCCTAACCGTGCCAGGTCattatttctgtaattttattaaaaatattttttgttcaaCAGTTATTAAAGAGGTGTTGAGCCATTCTGGCAAA is a genomic window containing:
- the LOC113174080 gene encoding cell cycle exit and neuronal differentiation protein 1-like isoform X1, with amino-acid sequence MVVQHTRDKKCPPSLRCLSFSYIQDVLTSDTAVVHHPSVILTFSTQLLDRQHRADHIKTPPDQTTPLSESMEAKAKSGASAPKAASKSDKKEPAPSRKADPAPAAPEPEHPPPQDGAAEAEGAAAGDETATSGTDSLEHLKPFLIGGAVIAAGAILLGVLLLARRN
- the LOC113174080 gene encoding cell cycle exit and neuronal differentiation protein 1-like isoform X3, translated to MTHAVYSERTVSRQRTRLNLYVTAPGFSFSRVQVRQHRADHIKTPPDQTTPLSESMEAKAKSGASAPKAASKSDKKEPAPSRKADPAPAAPEPEHPPPQDGAAEAEGAAAGDETATSGTDSLEHLKPFLIGGAVIAAGAILLGVLLLARRN
- the LOC113174080 gene encoding cell cycle exit and neuronal differentiation protein 1-like isoform X2 → MVVQHTRDKKDVLTSDTAVVHHPSVILTFSTQLLDRQHRADHIKTPPDQTTPLSESMEAKAKSGASAPKAASKSDKKEPAPSRKADPAPAAPEPEHPPPQDGAAEAEGAAAGDETATSGTDSLEHLKPFLIGGAVIAAGAILLGVLLLARRN